The DNA window TAGGTAATAATCGGGAGCCGGATCTTTCCGACGAAAGATCTGAAGCAAAATTCCGGAAGGATATACTACGCCTTGAACTGTATCCTGAATCATCATTCTGCTACAGTTATCACACGTGGATGACTGATTCATTGAAAATGGAGCCGAACGGTGATAAGATATGGGATGAAATGTTTTTTGCATGGTATCGCAGCGGACGTTCCGGTGAAAGGACATATCCCCACAAACGCAGCAACTGGCTAATTGAGAAAAACCGTTTGGCAAACTCCATGACAGTATATGATTTCTTTGATAGTCAATTCTATCAGTATACGGATTCTCTTTTATCGCCGGTAGACTGGATTATCACTGATTCAGTATCAACTATAAATGGTTATGATTGCATGCTTGCGACATGCTCCTATCATGGACGCGACTGGCATGTCTGGTTTTCTCCTGATTTACCGTGGCATGACGGACCGTGGAAATTCAGTGG is part of the Duncaniella dubosii genome and encodes:
- a CDS encoding GLPGLI family protein, whose amino-acid sequence is MKHIVRLLTVFNLLLIALAIKANDKGQVYRAVYELNEIYTYIGNNREPDLSDERSEAKFRKDILRLELYPESSFCYSYHTWMTDSLKMEPNGDKIWDEMFFAWYRSGRSGERTYPHKRSNWLIEKNRLANSMTVYDFFDSQFYQYTDSLLSPVDWIITDSVSTINGYDCMLATCSYHGRDWHVWFSPDLPWHDGPWKFSGLPGLVVSASDAEGLYRFELKEIYPVSQPVKPWVRKPKKTTRQKFLKENFEYLKQLDGGALSAEFDIKIDSSPDKPKRYRIGIEKDYDYK